ACAGAGGGATACGCGCTCTGAGCGGGCTCTGCCTTCTGCTCATCAGTCTCTTCCTCACTCCGGCGCTGCTCCACAGCGAGGAGGCGCCTGCGCTGCTGTTTCTCACCCACGGCGTGGCCAGTGGCGATGTCACCCCCCACAGTGCGGTGATCTGGACCCGG
This genomic stretch from Desulfurellaceae bacterium harbors:
- a CDS encoding PhoD-like phosphatase N-terminal domain-containing protein, encoding MHRGIRALSGLCLLLISLFLTPALLHSEEAPALLFLTHGVASGDVTPHSAVIWTRVNAPATVGVEYALDPNFTQPQAGPRVVTDQTRDYTA